The Streptococcaceae bacterium ESL0687 genome has a segment encoding these proteins:
- a CDS encoding MerR family transcriptional regulator — MNIKEISKITQVSERGLRYYEKLGLLNPKRNEKNGYREYGKSDIDQIYQIALYRAMHFSLA, encoded by the coding sequence ATGAATATTAAAGAAATTTCTAAGATAACCCAGGTCAGCGAGCGTGGTTTGCGTTATTATGAAAAATTGGGCCTTTTAAATCCCAAGCGAAACGAAAAAAATGGCTACAGGGAATACGGCAAAAGTGACATTGACCAAATTTATCAAATAGCCCTTTACCGGGCCATGCACTTTTCCCTAGCTTAA
- a CDS encoding PTS fructose transporter subunit IIA, producing the protein MKYLLLVSHGGLAEGVKSSLKMFTDGDLDHVIALGLKDKESVSDFSNRVRRELAGLDEHELIVLADIIGGSPLTSLMDLLSETKDLEDMVVLGGMNLTMALTAFVMKDILEADELRETVLKEAGDALKEFVISSDEDDDEI; encoded by the coding sequence ATGAAATATTTACTACTGGTAAGCCACGGTGGCCTAGCAGAAGGGGTTAAATCATCCCTTAAAATGTTTACTGATGGTGACTTGGATCACGTTATCGCCCTAGGTTTGAAGGACAAGGAATCGGTTTCTGATTTTTCAAATAGGGTACGAAGAGAGTTGGCAGGGCTTGATGAACATGAATTAATTGTTTTAGCAGATATTATTGGAGGTAGCCCCCTAACTAGTCTAATGGATCTTCTTTCAGAAACAAAGGACCTTGAGGACATGGTTGTCCTTGGTGGGATGAACTTAACCATGGCTCTGACTGCCTTTGTCATGAAAGACATACTTGAAGCAGATGAACTTAGGGAGACAGTCCTTAAAGAAGCGGGGGACGCCTTAAAGGAATTTGTGATTTCATCTGATGAAGATGACGATGAAATTTAA
- a CDS encoding response regulator transcription factor, whose translation MIKVLIANDQRLVRESLELVLSSYKDLKMLGSAGDEQELLERIRFELPDVILMDINLSRSGGDLCIKTVKEFYPQIKIVILTASDDDASIFNALKCGASGYLLTKGTSMDDLHSALVDVNQGMSPLNPYIASRVFKLFYKMAQSDVVVEADKSAIDQITDGEWLIIEHVGLGLSNREIAGKLFLSEGTIRNYLSSVLAKLNLRDRTQLAIWAVQSGVTLKVSGA comes from the coding sequence ATGATAAAGGTACTAATTGCTAATGATCAAAGACTGGTTAGGGAGTCTTTGGAACTTGTTTTATCCTCTTACAAGGATTTGAAAATGCTTGGTAGTGCAGGTGACGAGCAGGAATTATTAGAGAGAATCAGATTTGAATTGCCAGATGTTATCCTGATGGATATTAATCTATCAAGGTCTGGTGGGGATTTATGCATTAAGACTGTTAAGGAATTTTACCCTCAGATTAAGATTGTAATTTTAACAGCTTCTGATGATGATGCATCAATTTTCAATGCCCTTAAGTGCGGGGCGTCTGGCTACTTACTAACCAAAGGAACTTCAATGGATGACCTTCATTCTGCCCTAGTGGATGTAAATCAGGGTATGTCTCCCTTAAATCCTTATATTGCATCGAGGGTTTTCAAGCTTTTTTATAAGATGGCCCAATCAGATGTAGTAGTTGAAGCCGATAAATCAGCCATAGATCAGATTACTGACGGAGAGTGGTTGATTATCGAACATGTTGGTTTGGGGCTTTCAAACAGGGAGATTGCCGGGAAATTATTTTTATCTGAAGGGACAATTAGAAATTATTTATCATCAGTTTTAGCCAAGCTTAATTTAAGGGATAGAACCCAGTTGGCTATCTGGGCTGTTCAAAGCGGAGTTACCCTTAAGGTTTCAGGGGCTTAA
- a CDS encoding DUF202 domain-containing protein produces MNQDELISGYQNEINYQKHMMNNLGRWFSLLFVLASIGLLLIYFFRQSNIFLFLMGCILAIIGILGMLLFGYGIFKGRKNLNLLIDDFQEKITTNKG; encoded by the coding sequence GTGAACCAAGATGAATTAATTTCTGGTTACCAGAATGAAATAAATTATCAGAAACATATGATGAATAATCTAGGGAGATGGTTCTCCCTCCTCTTTGTTCTTGCAAGTATTGGACTTCTTCTGATTTATTTCTTTAGACAATCAAACATCTTTCTTTTCCTTATGGGTTGCATTCTAGCTATTATTGGCATCCTTGGCATGCTTCTCTTTGGCTACGGAATCTTTAAGGGTCGTAAAAATTTAAATCTTTTGATTGATGATTTTCAGGAAAAGATTACCACAAATAAAGGTTGA
- the uvrC gene encoding excinuclease ABC subunit UvrC, producing MNSTIKAKLELLPNSPGCYIHKDKHGQIIYVGKAKNLRNRVRSYFRGSHDTKTERLVSEIVDFEFIVTESNIEALLLEINLIQENKPKYNIMLKDDKSYPFIKITNEKFPRLLITRQVKKDNAKYFGPYPDVKAANEIKGLLDRIFPLRKCNTLPNKVCLYYHINQCLAPCVFDIDPNAYKDMSEEISQFLKGDDDKIVDELQEKMNTFASRMEFEKAAEYRDLIKSIGVLRTKQRVINHDLKDRDVFGYAVLNGWMCVQVFFIRQGKLIERNVNLFPYYNDPDEDFLTYIGQFYQEEEHFVPKEIFIPHDIDLESVKVLTQTSVVQPQRGEKKRLVSLAIKNAEVSLKQKFDLLERHVEKTQGAIENLGNLLEIPTPVRIEAFDNSNIMGTSPVSAMVVFENGKPNKKEYRKYKIKTVTGPDDYASMREVIERRYSRVIRENLPLPDLIVMDGGEGQVNAARSILYDKLGLDIPIAGLAKNDRHQTHDILFGDPLEVIPLSRKSEEFFLLQRIQDEVHRFAITFHRELRSKNSFASKLDGIAGLGPKRKKLLLKEFKSIKNIQSASVYEIHDIGIPMKVAEEISHVLNNKKTNDKKETKDDN from the coding sequence ATGAATTCAACTATAAAGGCAAAACTTGAATTATTACCTAATAGTCCGGGATGTTATATCCACAAGGACAAACATGGGCAGATAATTTATGTCGGTAAGGCAAAAAATTTAAGAAACCGTGTTCGTTCTTATTTTAGGGGAAGTCATGATACCAAAACTGAACGTCTGGTTTCTGAAATTGTAGATTTTGAGTTTATTGTAACTGAAAGTAATATTGAAGCCCTTCTTTTGGAAATCAATTTGATTCAGGAAAATAAACCTAAATACAATATAATGCTTAAGGATGACAAAAGTTATCCCTTTATCAAAATTACTAATGAAAAGTTCCCAAGACTTTTAATTACCAGGCAGGTTAAAAAGGACAATGCCAAATACTTTGGCCCCTATCCAGATGTCAAGGCAGCTAATGAAATAAAAGGACTGTTAGATAGGATTTTTCCTTTAAGAAAATGTAATACTTTACCCAATAAGGTATGTCTTTACTATCATATTAATCAGTGCCTTGCCCCCTGTGTTTTTGACATTGATCCTAATGCCTATAAGGATATGTCAGAGGAGATTAGCCAGTTCTTAAAAGGAGACGACGACAAAATAGTCGACGAGCTTCAAGAGAAGATGAATACCTTTGCTAGTCGGATGGAATTTGAGAAGGCTGCTGAATATAGGGATTTAATCAAATCAATTGGTGTTTTGAGAACCAAACAAAGGGTGATCAATCATGATCTCAAGGACCGGGATGTTTTTGGTTACGCTGTTTTAAATGGTTGGATGTGTGTCCAAGTATTTTTTATCAGGCAGGGTAAACTTATTGAGCGAAATGTAAATCTGTTTCCCTACTATAATGATCCTGACGAAGACTTTTTGACCTATATCGGTCAGTTTTATCAGGAGGAGGAGCATTTTGTACCCAAGGAAATTTTCATCCCGCATGATATTGACTTAGAAAGTGTTAAAGTTCTGACGCAAACTTCAGTAGTTCAACCTCAAAGGGGAGAAAAGAAGCGGCTGGTTAGTCTGGCCATTAAGAATGCTGAGGTAAGCCTCAAGCAAAAATTTGACCTTTTGGAAAGGCATGTTGAAAAAACGCAGGGTGCTATTGAAAATTTAGGAAATCTTTTGGAGATTCCGACACCTGTGCGAATTGAAGCCTTTGACAACTCAAATATTATGGGGACTAGTCCTGTTTCTGCTATGGTTGTTTTTGAAAACGGAAAGCCCAATAAAAAGGAGTACCGCAAGTATAAGATTAAGACGGTAACAGGTCCTGATGATTATGCCAGTATGAGGGAAGTTATTGAACGGCGTTATTCAAGGGTTATTAGAGAAAATCTTCCCTTGCCAGATCTTATTGTAATGGACGGGGGAGAAGGCCAGGTTAATGCGGCTAGAAGTATCCTCTATGATAAACTAGGGCTTGATATTCCAATTGCAGGCCTTGCTAAAAATGACCGCCACCAAACCCATGATATTTTATTTGGTGACCCTTTAGAGGTCATTCCCCTTAGCCGTAAAAGTGAGGAATTCTTTTTACTGCAAAGAATCCAGGACGAGGTCCACCGTTTTGCTATAACTTTTCACCGGGAGCTTCGTAGCAAGAATAGTTTTGCTTCAAAACTTGACGGTATAGCAGGTCTTGGACCCAAAAGGAAAAAACTTTTACTTAAAGAATTTAAAAGTATAAAAAACATACAAAGTGCTAGTGTTTATGAAATCCATGATATAGGAATTCCCATGAAAGTGGCTGAAGAAATATCTCATGTTTTAAATAATAAAAAAACTAATGACAAAAAGGAGACAAAAGATGACAATTAA
- a CDS encoding TipAS antibiotic-recognition domain-containing protein, which produces MRKRQELDQVLASLKEKITGDTIMKEENFELVNKLIRENEDLYGQEIRATYGDELVDRVNNYLKESLDLTHAREIEEKLVRQLENLILASESDQQAQRIEEEVFKLHKEWLTLFYPAYDSKYHLAMADMYEKDERFLKYYNDLVEGGSKYLISAIRAHAK; this is translated from the coding sequence TTGAGAAAAAGGCAGGAGCTAGATCAGGTTCTTGCTAGCTTAAAAGAGAAGATAACAGGAGATACAATTATGAAAGAAGAAAATTTTGAACTAGTAAATAAATTAATCAGAGAAAATGAAGACCTTTATGGTCAAGAAATCAGAGCTACTTATGGGGATGAATTAGTAGATAGGGTGAATAATTATTTAAAAGAATCTTTGGACCTTACCCATGCAAGAGAAATTGAAGAAAAACTAGTCCGACAACTAGAAAATTTGATTCTTGCTTCTGAGTCGGACCAGCAAGCCCAACGAATAGAAGAGGAAGTTTTTAAGCTCCACAAGGAGTGGTTGACTCTTTTTTATCCCGCCTATGATAGCAAGTATCACCTGGCTATGGCTGATATGTATGAAAAGGATGAGCGTTTCCTTAAATATTATAATGATTTAGTGGAAGGTGGTAGTAAATATCTAATTAGTGCCATAAGAGCTCATGCCAAATAA
- a CDS encoding PTS sugar transporter subunit IIC translates to MTITWIQAALLGLFACLSSMPGLAGTTVGNYTLGRPLVGGLVCGLILGDLETGIICGVAMQLVYIALVTPGGTVSADLRAVSYIGIPLAMVAIHSQGLSVESADAANLAKSMGTLVGTVGTVLFYGTATLNLAWQHIGWKAIEEGKFHKLYKVDWLYPWISHFVFSFLPTLIMCKLGADAVTAMKDALPMDGIPMKTLFTVGSLLPCVGIAILLKQIVEKMMDFVPFFVGFTLAASLGLNLVSCAVISLIFALIFYEIEMVKNMKRAVSTSEYDSDDEEEDI, encoded by the coding sequence ATGACAATTACATGGATTCAAGCAGCTTTACTAGGACTTTTTGCCTGTCTGTCGTCAATGCCAGGGCTTGCTGGTACAACTGTAGGGAACTATACCTTAGGGCGTCCCTTGGTTGGTGGACTTGTTTGTGGACTTATTTTAGGAGATTTAGAGACAGGTATTATCTGCGGGGTTGCCATGCAGCTGGTTTACATTGCCTTAGTTACACCGGGTGGGACAGTTTCTGCCGATTTAAGGGCCGTGTCATACATTGGTATCCCTCTTGCAATGGTTGCCATTCACTCGCAGGGTCTATCAGTTGAATCAGCAGATGCAGCCAACCTAGCTAAGTCAATGGGAACTCTAGTTGGAACAGTTGGAACAGTTCTTTTTTACGGAACAGCAACTTTAAACCTTGCCTGGCAACATATTGGGTGGAAAGCGATCGAAGAAGGTAAATTCCATAAACTCTATAAGGTTGACTGGCTTTACCCTTGGATCTCTCACTTCGTATTCTCATTCCTACCAACTCTTATCATGTGTAAACTTGGAGCAGATGCGGTAACTGCCATGAAAGATGCCCTTCCAATGGACGGAATCCCAATGAAAACCTTATTTACTGTAGGTTCCCTTCTTCCATGTGTGGGTATTGCTATTTTACTTAAGCAGATTGTTGAAAAGATGATGGACTTTGTTCCTTTCTTTGTAGGATTCACTCTTGCAGCATCTCTTGGTTTAAACCTTGTATCATGTGCGGTAATTTCTCTTATTTTTGCCCTAATTTTCTATGAAATTGAAATGGTAAAAAATATGAAACGAGCAGTAAGTACAAGTGAATATGATTCTGATGACGAAGAGGAGGATATCTAA
- a CDS encoding PTS system mannose/fructose/sorbose family transporter subunit IID — MAQKKLTKKTLAESFHHWYYGNLTCFSQEHMQTFGYLTSMLPVIEELYDNEEDKARSVKTYTAFFNTEPQLGTLIVGITAGLEEARANGATEVDDETINGLRAGLMGPVAGIGDSLIVGTLIPVILGIALGLSTGGSPIGAIFYIIVWNLLAYFGMRFAYFKGYELGDKAVEFLVGPQGQAIRKAVTIVGGMVVGGVAATWVSVKTSFQLGDSDNPYLVLQDKLDSVYPGLLTALFIVACWWLMAKKNLSPIKVMLLLVVVAFLGVIAGFFNPGLSY, encoded by the coding sequence ATGGCTCAAAAAAAATTAACGAAAAAAACATTAGCAGAGTCTTTCCACCACTGGTATTATGGTAATTTGACTTGTTTCTCTCAGGAGCACATGCAAACTTTTGGTTACTTAACCTCAATGCTTCCTGTTATTGAAGAGCTTTACGACAATGAAGAAGACAAGGCTCGCTCTGTTAAAACCTATACGGCCTTCTTTAATACAGAACCTCAGTTGGGTACCTTGATTGTAGGGATTACAGCAGGTCTTGAGGAGGCCCGTGCCAACGGAGCAACAGAGGTTGACGATGAAACAATTAACGGTCTTCGTGCAGGTCTAATGGGTCCCGTAGCAGGAATCGGAGACTCACTGATTGTTGGGACACTTATTCCAGTAATTTTAGGGATTGCCTTGGGTCTTTCGACCGGTGGATCACCAATTGGGGCTATTTTCTACATCATTGTTTGGAACCTACTGGCTTACTTTGGAATGCGCTTTGCCTACTTCAAAGGTTATGAACTTGGAGACAAGGCTGTTGAATTCCTTGTTGGTCCTCAAGGTCAAGCAATTAGAAAGGCCGTAACAATTGTTGGGGGGATGGTTGTTGGGGGAGTTGCTGCTACTTGGGTATCAGTTAAAACTTCCTTCCAACTAGGAGACAGCGATAATCCTTACCTGGTTTTACAAGATAAACTGGATTCAGTTTACCCTGGCCTTCTAACTGCCCTCTTCATTGTTGCATGCTGGTGGTTGATGGCTAAGAAAAACCTTTCACCAATCAAAGTCATGCTCCTTTTAGTGGTAGTTGCCTTTCTCGGTGTAATTGCAGGATTCTTCAATCCAGGCCTATCTTACTAA
- a CDS encoding PTS sugar transporter subunit IIB, with protein MTVTFLRIDDRMIHGQTVTRWAKEFPCDGLIAVNDAAAANKVLTQAYKGASDKKTFVWSVEDFGKKSQKVLDSDTRYFVITKNPLDMKKILVDQGFKPGVKEVIVGPCNDRPGAIKLGNNQSITQEEAAAFEAIEGAGYRVKFQLLPDVSIGYWSDFKSKFGY; from the coding sequence ATGACAGTTACATTTTTACGTATCGATGACCGGATGATTCACGGACAAACAGTTACCAGATGGGCCAAGGAGTTTCCCTGTGATGGTCTGATAGCAGTAAATGATGCTGCGGCAGCTAATAAGGTTTTAACTCAAGCCTACAAGGGAGCATCTGATAAAAAAACTTTTGTCTGGTCAGTGGAGGATTTTGGTAAAAAATCACAAAAAGTTTTAGATTCTGATACCAGATATTTCGTAATTACTAAAAATCCCCTGGATATGAAAAAAATTCTTGTGGATCAAGGGTTCAAGCCAGGAGTTAAAGAGGTTATCGTAGGTCCTTGTAATGACAGACCTGGTGCTATCAAACTAGGAAACAACCAATCAATTACCCAAGAGGAAGCAGCAGCCTTTGAAGCCATTGAAGGAGCAGGTTACAGGGTTAAATTCCAACTTCTACCGGATGTATCAATTGGTTACTGGTCAGACTTTAAATCAAAATTTGGTTACTAA